In Candidatus Nitronauta litoralis, one DNA window encodes the following:
- a CDS encoding rod shape-determining protein — translation MFNFFWDLFSTELAIDLGTANTLIFVKNKGILLREPSVVAINNQTKEPQAVGAEAKQMLGRAPGSIEAIRPMKDGVIANFDVTEKMIKHFFEKVGSRKMLGRPRVVIAVPSGITQVERRAVRDSAISAGAREVFLVEEPMAAAIGVDLPIEEPTGNMIIDIGGGTTEVAIISMSGIVYSKSVRVAGDEMDEAIVNYVKRKYNLLIGERTAEEVKIEIGSAYPMEKRMTKEVKGRDLVAGIPKTLLISDEEVREALTETFSTIVESVKIALERTPPELAADIVDKGVVVAGGGSLIKGLEILLREATGLPITLAEDPLSAVASGAGKLLSNHKLLKKVTF, via the coding sequence GTGTTCAACTTTTTCTGGGACCTGTTTTCCACAGAGCTTGCTATTGATCTTGGAACGGCCAACACCCTTATTTTTGTGAAAAACAAGGGGATTCTCCTGCGCGAACCCTCCGTGGTAGCCATTAACAATCAGACCAAGGAACCTCAGGCCGTCGGTGCCGAGGCCAAGCAGATGCTGGGGCGTGCTCCCGGAAGCATCGAAGCGATCCGCCCTATGAAGGATGGCGTCATCGCCAACTTTGATGTGACCGAAAAAATGATCAAACATTTTTTCGAGAAGGTGGGGAGCCGGAAAATGTTGGGCCGACCCCGGGTGGTGATTGCGGTCCCCTCAGGTATTACTCAGGTGGAGCGTCGCGCAGTACGTGACTCAGCCATCTCTGCAGGGGCACGGGAAGTTTTCCTGGTTGAAGAGCCCATGGCGGCTGCCATCGGTGTTGATCTCCCGATTGAAGAGCCCACTGGCAACATGATAATTGATATTGGTGGCGGTACCACTGAAGTGGCAATCATCTCCATGTCCGGGATCGTCTATAGTAAGTCGGTCCGGGTGGCAGGGGATGAAATGGATGAAGCTATCGTCAACTACGTAAAGCGAAAATACAATTTACTAATCGGTGAACGTACTGCCGAAGAAGTGAAAATCGAAATCGGATCCGCTTACCCCATGGAAAAGAGAATGACCAAAGAGGTCAAGGGGCGCGATCTGGTCGCGGGGATTCCCAAAACCTTGCTGATATCGGATGAAGAAGTGCGGGAAGCCCTCACTGAAACTTTCAGTACCATTGTTGAATCGGTCAAGATCGCGCTGGAACGCACACCCCCCGAGCTTGCGGCGGATATAGTCGACAAGGGTGTTGTCGTAGCAGGCGGAGGTTCCTTGATAAAAGGTCTTGAAATATTGCTTCGCGAGGCTACCGGCCTCCCCATTACTCTTGCAGAAGATCCCTTGTCAGCCGTGGCCTCAGGCGCAGGGAAACTGCTCAGCAATCACAAACTCCTAAAAAAAGTAACATTTTGA
- the thiD gene encoding bifunctional hydroxymethylpyrimidine kinase/phosphomethylpyrimidine kinase — protein MKTLSTVLTVAGSDPSGGAGLQADLKTIAAHGLFGTSVVTSLTVQNTQGVSASHDIDPEVVAAQIDSLLADEKPAATKTGMLGNEAIVERIAKIFKRRKLKHLVVDPVIQSTNGKELLSRKGVAVMVQSLFPLASLVTPNLKEAEVLSGVPIRSRQDRVKSARAILKLGPKAVLIKGGHSKKDADDLLMTGKTPHWFESIRSENENLHGTGCVLSSAIASNLALGFSMEDSVGRAKEFTFRGIELGVQTGKGVGQVNPMGDMFHQLERGPHLERVEWAIEELKRQEIGELIPEVQSNLGFGLQGAKEPNEVVGIPGRIIRNGSTITTINAPRFGASQHVAKIVLTAMSFDPEKRAVMNIKFQQYFLDACKRLKMTIGSFDRAKEPKNVKQLEGSSLEWGTRQAILDRGYVPDIIFDLGGQGKEEMIRVIAKDVEELVEKIKKIHRAIQKNKAKKEQEAWRKK, from the coding sequence ATGAAAACCCTTTCCACTGTATTGACTGTGGCCGGTTCCGATCCTTCCGGGGGAGCTGGATTGCAGGCTGACTTGAAAACCATTGCGGCCCACGGATTGTTTGGGACATCGGTGGTTACCAGTTTGACCGTACAAAACACCCAGGGAGTTTCTGCTTCTCATGATATCGACCCGGAGGTGGTTGCAGCCCAAATTGATTCCTTGTTGGCTGATGAGAAACCCGCTGCAACTAAAACGGGAATGCTTGGGAACGAGGCTATTGTTGAGCGGATTGCCAAAATTTTTAAACGCAGAAAGTTGAAGCATCTTGTGGTGGATCCTGTGATTCAATCCACCAATGGCAAAGAATTGTTGTCCCGAAAAGGAGTGGCCGTGATGGTGCAATCATTATTTCCACTTGCTTCCCTGGTCACTCCAAACCTTAAAGAAGCAGAGGTGTTGTCCGGGGTTCCAATTCGGAGCAGGCAAGATCGTGTGAAATCTGCGCGGGCTATTTTAAAATTAGGTCCCAAAGCAGTGTTGATTAAAGGTGGGCATTCTAAAAAGGATGCAGACGACTTATTGATGACGGGTAAAACTCCGCACTGGTTTGAGTCGATCCGTTCTGAAAATGAAAACCTGCATGGAACAGGATGTGTGCTTTCCTCTGCAATTGCCTCAAACCTTGCGCTGGGGTTTTCAATGGAAGATTCTGTTGGACGGGCAAAGGAATTTACTTTTCGCGGGATTGAACTGGGTGTTCAAACGGGAAAAGGAGTAGGACAAGTGAACCCCATGGGCGATATGTTCCATCAATTGGAGCGTGGACCTCATCTGGAGAGGGTGGAGTGGGCCATTGAAGAGTTGAAGCGGCAGGAAATTGGTGAGTTGATCCCCGAGGTACAATCAAACCTGGGTTTCGGGCTGCAAGGTGCTAAAGAGCCAAATGAAGTGGTCGGTATTCCAGGGCGAATAATCCGAAATGGGTCGACCATTACTACGATCAACGCTCCCAGGTTTGGTGCATCCCAGCACGTTGCCAAAATTGTTTTGACCGCTATGAGTTTTGACCCTGAAAAACGAGCGGTCATGAATATCAAGTTTCAGCAGTATTTCCTTGATGCCTGCAAGCGTTTGAAGATGACCATCGGTTCCTTTGATCGTGCGAAGGAACCTAAAAATGTTAAGCAGCTTGAAGGGTCATCCCTGGAGTGGGGAACGCGTCAGGCGATCCTGGACAGGGGATATGTACCAGATATTATTTTTGATCTGGGTGGGCAGGGAAAAGAAGAGATGATCAGGGTGATCGCGAAAGATGTGGAAGAGCTGGTGGAGAAAATCAAAAAAATTCACCGTGCAATCCAGAAAAATAAAGCAAAAAAGGAGCAGGAAGCCTGGCGTAAAAAATAG
- the glmS gene encoding glutamine--fructose-6-phosphate transaminase (isomerizing), translating into MCGISGAVGHKDISQDLFEGIRNLEYRGYDSCGVALMNSTKLIVKKNVGGVEEVYQKDNVLRYKSHLGIAHTRWATHGKVTRDNTHPMVSTDKAFAVVHNGIISNYRTLRSQLQKEGIRFASETDTEVVPHLMQKLFKQTGNVEKAFKKMLNMLEGTYAVVLITKYHPDVIFCARRESPLMLGIGDEVKYVGSDFNAFIEHTKNAVIIEDDEYVILTRDSYTVKNFITGEEIQKPITKIEWDSETSKKGGYPHYMLKEIYEQPQTILNALEVDEKALDDVVDYMKERDTYLVGVGTTFYVANYAKYIFSQLAGRFFPSISSDEFVALSPVDRNSLVLAISQSGETYDTITALKHAKARGAKTAAVVNVIGSTLSRMVDRVILQGSGPEICVISTKAALAQMVILTNLAMRLALKTRKMTKKEYNEGIRALKELPEIIGNVLNERSGFIHRIAHSYKNIRHWLYLGRGIYYPVALESALKMKEVAYVHAEGMPGGFLKHGTLAMIDPDIYSVIFMPPPADKELYESTLSSVEEIRARAGFVLGIHFDERGKNRDLFSEELILPAVPPLVAPLLQLVLAQLFAYFTATSLKRNVDKPRSLAKSVTVG; encoded by the coding sequence ATGTGTGGAATCAGTGGTGCAGTAGGACATAAAGATATTTCTCAGGATCTGTTCGAGGGTATTCGCAATCTCGAGTACCGGGGGTACGACTCCTGTGGTGTCGCATTGATGAATTCGACCAAGCTCATCGTCAAGAAAAACGTGGGTGGAGTGGAAGAGGTTTATCAGAAAGACAATGTGCTTCGCTACAAAAGTCATCTGGGAATTGCCCATACCCGTTGGGCGACTCATGGAAAAGTCACCCGGGACAACACCCATCCCATGGTTTCAACAGATAAGGCGTTCGCCGTGGTCCATAACGGGATCATTTCAAACTACCGCACATTACGTTCTCAATTGCAAAAAGAAGGGATCAGGTTTGCTTCTGAGACAGACACCGAAGTGGTGCCACATCTCATGCAGAAACTATTTAAGCAGACCGGCAATGTTGAAAAAGCCTTCAAGAAAATGCTCAATATGCTCGAAGGCACCTACGCTGTGGTGCTCATTACAAAGTATCACCCTGATGTGATTTTTTGCGCGCGGCGGGAATCTCCTCTTATGCTGGGTATTGGTGATGAAGTGAAATATGTCGGCTCAGATTTCAACGCGTTTATCGAACACACAAAAAACGCGGTGATAATTGAGGATGATGAGTATGTCATTTTGACCCGGGACAGTTACACGGTGAAAAACTTTATTACCGGGGAAGAAATTCAGAAACCCATTACCAAAATTGAGTGGGACAGCGAGACGTCGAAAAAAGGTGGATACCCGCATTACATGCTCAAGGAAATTTATGAGCAGCCCCAGACTATCCTCAATGCGTTGGAAGTGGATGAAAAGGCGCTGGACGATGTGGTGGATTACATGAAAGAGCGCGACACCTATCTCGTGGGTGTCGGAACAACTTTCTACGTCGCGAATTACGCAAAATATATTTTCTCGCAACTGGCAGGGCGTTTTTTCCCGTCGATCAGTTCCGATGAGTTTGTCGCCTTGTCGCCGGTGGACCGGAATAGCCTGGTGTTGGCGATTTCTCAATCTGGCGAGACTTACGATACGATCACCGCATTGAAGCATGCCAAGGCGAGAGGAGCGAAAACGGCAGCGGTCGTCAATGTGATCGGTTCCACTTTGTCCCGCATGGTGGATCGTGTCATTCTCCAGGGGTCGGGTCCCGAGATCTGTGTTATCAGTACGAAAGCTGCCCTGGCGCAGATGGTAATCCTGACCAACCTTGCCATGCGCCTGGCGCTTAAAACCCGCAAGATGACAAAGAAAGAATACAACGAAGGCATTCGGGCTCTGAAAGAATTGCCGGAGATTATTGGCAACGTATTGAATGAACGGTCGGGTTTCATCCATCGTATTGCACACAGCTATAAAAATATTCGTCACTGGCTGTATTTAGGGCGGGGGATTTATTATCCGGTCGCATTGGAGTCTGCTCTTAAGATGAAAGAGGTGGCTTATGTGCATGCAGAGGGTATGCCGGGTGGCTTTTTAAAGCATGGGACCTTGGCGATGATTGATCCTGATATTTACTCTGTTATCTTTATGCCACCACCGGCAGATAAAGAATTATATGAGTCGACCTTGTCGAGCGTTGAAGAGATCCGGGCACGGGCAGGTTTTGTGCTTGGTATTCATTTTGACGAACGTGGAAAAAACCGAGACCTGTTCAGTGAAGAGCTGATCTTGCCAGCGGTTCCTCCTCTTGTGGCTCCCTTGTTACAGCTTGTTCTGGCCCAATTGTTCGCCTACTTCACAGCCACTTCCCTGAAACGTAATGTCGATAAGCCGCGTTCTCTTGCCAAATCCGTCACCGTGGGGTAG
- a CDS encoding NTP transferase domain-containing protein: protein MKAVILAAGKGPNLSPFSDTRPKPMLNVAGRCLVDHTLDMLQASGINDVLVVVGHKKEKLIQQIGEHRFDGLSVQFVEQKRHTSIGDAVMQVRDKMMPGEYFLLVYGDIITSENIFSKTQQSFHSFKSPVASICLPPSNEMFGNVFLNANMRITRIVEKPKGNELGNYVLAGVYVLPSNFFDVLGKHKRSMEKAMREMVDQGLRASMWEDEWLDIVNPWDILTANSILMDSWEQSTIAKTAVLESNVTLSGLVRINEGAVIKAGAVLEGPCSIGKNCFIGNNTLVRGYTAVGNDCSVGYGVELKNCVVQDHSSIGRLSFIGDSVIGENVDIGAGCVTVNRNLDWKPVSVRHKKNRVDTGKPKLGAFIGDEAAIGAGNVIQPGTVVPPGKTLPARYTVTSR from the coding sequence ATGAAAGCCGTAATATTGGCCGCAGGAAAGGGGCCAAACCTAAGTCCATTTTCAGATACGCGACCCAAGCCCATGCTGAATGTGGCCGGTCGCTGTCTGGTTGATCATACTCTGGATATGCTGCAGGCCTCAGGTATTAACGATGTTCTGGTAGTGGTCGGCCATAAAAAAGAAAAGTTGATCCAGCAAATCGGGGAGCACCGGTTTGATGGATTGAGTGTCCAGTTTGTTGAGCAAAAGCGTCATACCAGCATTGGGGATGCGGTAATGCAGGTACGCGATAAAATGATGCCCGGTGAATATTTCCTCCTGGTCTACGGCGATATCATTACTTCGGAAAATATTTTCAGCAAAACTCAGCAGTCGTTTCATTCGTTTAAATCACCTGTCGCATCTATCTGCCTTCCTCCCTCCAATGAAATGTTTGGCAATGTGTTTCTCAATGCCAACATGCGGATCACCCGGATTGTTGAAAAGCCAAAAGGAAATGAACTTGGCAATTATGTTCTGGCAGGGGTTTATGTATTGCCATCCAACTTTTTTGATGTATTGGGAAAACACAAGCGGTCTATGGAAAAGGCCATGCGGGAGATGGTCGACCAGGGACTCCGCGCATCCATGTGGGAAGATGAATGGCTTGATATTGTCAATCCCTGGGATATCCTGACGGCAAATAGTATTTTGATGGATTCCTGGGAACAGTCGACGATTGCGAAGACGGCTGTTTTGGAATCGAATGTGACTTTGTCCGGCCTGGTTCGGATCAATGAAGGGGCTGTAATCAAAGCGGGTGCTGTGCTGGAAGGCCCGTGTTCTATCGGTAAGAATTGCTTTATTGGAAACAATACACTGGTGCGTGGTTACACCGCGGTGGGAAATGATTGTTCCGTTGGTTATGGAGTAGAGTTGAAAAATTGTGTGGTGCAGGATCACTCCAGCATCGGTCGATTGTCTTTTATTGGGGACAGTGTTATTGGAGAGAATGTGGATATCGGGGCAGGTTGTGTGACAGTCAATCGAAACCTGGATTGGAAACCGGTATCAGTCCGACATAAAAAAAACAGGGTCGATACAGGCAAGCCAAAATTAGGAGCCTTTATTGGAGACGAAGCTGCGATTGGAGCGGGAAATGTGATTCAACCGGGTACCGTAGTTCCTCCTGGAAAAACTTTGCCGGCCAGATATACAGTCACGAGTCGCTAA
- a CDS encoding NTP transferase domain-containing protein: MRDQNLAVVILAAGKGTRMKSGLAKVLHLLDGKPLLEHVLNQVSSLEPMRVILVVGYQAEEVKREINSPDIEYVLQEEQLGTGHAVMQSEKALAGFEGDVLVLCGDMPLIKPDTLKFLLEAHREKQTACTFLSLKAEENKDFGRVIRDDAGNVLKIVEHRDATAMEKTVDEYNSGVYCFQKGLLFKALTDIKPENVQGEFYLTDTVQMLLKSGHLVQAIPKKDANEILGINSIDDLNRAEQLLSENF; this comes from the coding sequence ATGCGAGACCAAAACCTAGCAGTTGTCATTCTTGCGGCAGGCAAGGGAACCCGGATGAAATCTGGTTTAGCCAAGGTTTTGCATCTTCTTGATGGGAAACCTCTTTTAGAGCATGTGCTAAATCAAGTGTCGAGTCTGGAGCCAATGCGGGTTATTCTGGTAGTTGGGTATCAGGCGGAGGAAGTCAAACGGGAAATAAACAGCCCGGATATTGAATACGTTTTGCAGGAGGAACAACTGGGGACGGGGCATGCTGTAATGCAAAGTGAAAAAGCCCTGGCCGGTTTTGAAGGGGATGTACTGGTTTTATGTGGGGATATGCCGCTCATCAAACCGGATACACTCAAATTCCTGCTGGAAGCTCATCGGGAAAAACAGACTGCCTGCACGTTTCTCAGTCTGAAAGCAGAAGAGAACAAAGATTTTGGCCGGGTGATTCGTGATGATGCAGGGAACGTACTAAAAATTGTGGAACACCGTGATGCCACAGCAATGGAAAAAACTGTTGACGAATATAATTCGGGGGTTTATTGTTTTCAAAAGGGTTTACTTTTCAAGGCTTTAACTGATATCAAGCCTGAAAATGTCCAGGGAGAATTTTACCTGACGGACACTGTCCAAATGCTTCTGAAGTCCGGGCATTTGGTTCAGGCGATACCAAAAAAAGATGCCAATGAAATTTTGGGCATCAACTCCATTGACGATCTAAACCGCGCCGAACAGCTGTTGTCTGAAAACTTCTAA
- a CDS encoding Fis family transcriptional regulator, which translates to MKKDHKEVHNFLDKWLHKTVKQYVEKMDCQQNGHLHELILTGVEKPLLKIVLEATNGNQTQAATILGINRNTLRKKIQDYRIKCETKT; encoded by the coding sequence ATGAAAAAGGATCACAAGGAAGTCCATAATTTTCTCGACAAGTGGCTTCATAAAACAGTGAAGCAATATGTTGAGAAGATGGATTGCCAACAAAACGGGCACTTGCATGAATTAATCCTTACAGGCGTGGAAAAACCCCTGCTTAAAATCGTCCTGGAAGCTACTAATGGGAATCAGACACAGGCCGCAACCATTCTGGGCATCAACCGCAACACCCTCCGAAAAAAAATTCAGGATTACCGGATTAAATGCGAGACCAAAACCTAG
- the mtaB gene encoding tRNA (N(6)-L-threonylcarbamoyladenosine(37)-C(2))-methylthiotransferase MtaB, with translation MKVAFTTLGCRTNQNDTAEMQTVLEQEGFTVINPDEKADIYVINSCTVTAKSDATSRQAIKKSLAINENAMVVFTGCYSQNQPEEVAALPGLDILLGNANKLEIGHAIKNRLNAMRQEDEFGLPLVHMSDITEQWDFKPIPVAEFQGRTKAFIKVQTGCDEKCSFCTVARARGRSISDSRTNILNNVSHSIKTGFREITLTGINLGTWGADFERQESFSSLVEEILDLQGDFRVRLSSINPMEIEDSLIDLMAKNERLCPHLHIPLQSGSDFILERMRRNYRSADYRRVVELAASKIPDLGLGADIIVGFPGETEQHFEETLRLVEELPFTYLHVFSYSPRKGTESYPFKNDIPKTEKKRRNRLLSEIAQERAIAFRERMVGHEVSVLVESNRHPETGELRGHTEHYIPTTLKGPDDLMNQIVPVTLQSVTGQEAAGCLA, from the coding sequence ATGAAAGTCGCTTTTACCACGCTCGGTTGCCGTACCAACCAAAATGACACAGCAGAAATGCAAACTGTTCTGGAACAGGAAGGGTTCACTGTGATCAACCCGGATGAAAAGGCAGACATATACGTCATCAATTCCTGTACGGTTACGGCAAAAAGTGATGCCACCTCACGGCAGGCGATCAAGAAATCCCTGGCTATTAACGAAAATGCCATGGTCGTGTTCACTGGTTGTTATTCTCAAAACCAGCCGGAGGAAGTGGCAGCTCTTCCGGGACTCGACATTCTGCTCGGCAACGCAAACAAGCTGGAAATCGGCCATGCCATTAAAAACCGCCTCAACGCCATGCGGCAAGAAGATGAGTTCGGGCTGCCTCTTGTTCATATGTCAGATATTACCGAGCAATGGGATTTCAAGCCTATCCCAGTTGCAGAGTTCCAGGGACGCACCAAGGCATTTATCAAAGTCCAGACCGGGTGTGATGAAAAATGCTCCTTTTGCACAGTGGCCAGAGCACGTGGACGCTCCATCAGTGACAGCCGAACCAATATTCTGAATAACGTGAGCCACTCAATAAAAACCGGGTTTCGCGAAATCACTCTTACCGGTATCAACCTGGGCACCTGGGGTGCCGATTTCGAACGGCAGGAGTCATTTTCTTCTCTGGTTGAAGAAATTCTCGACCTGCAAGGCGATTTCCGCGTGCGATTGAGCTCCATCAATCCGATGGAAATAGAAGATTCATTAATCGACCTGATGGCTAAAAACGAAAGACTATGCCCGCATCTTCACATCCCCCTGCAAAGCGGAAGCGATTTTATTCTGGAACGGATGCGCCGCAACTATCGTTCCGCAGACTACAGGCGAGTGGTTGAGCTGGCCGCATCAAAAATTCCAGACCTTGGATTGGGTGCGGACATCATTGTCGGGTTCCCTGGAGAAACCGAACAACATTTCGAAGAAACTCTTCGTTTGGTGGAAGAACTGCCTTTCACTTACCTGCACGTGTTTTCCTATTCACCACGGAAAGGAACCGAATCGTATCCCTTTAAAAATGATATACCCAAAACGGAAAAAAAACGCCGTAACAGATTGCTCTCTGAAATTGCACAAGAGCGGGCGATTGCCTTTCGCGAGCGGATGGTTGGGCATGAGGTATCGGTTTTGGTAGAAAGCAATCGACATCCAGAGACAGGAGAACTGCGAGGTCACACGGAACACTATATTCCCACCACCCTGAAAGGCCCGGACGACCTGATGAACCAGATTGTTCCAGTGACGCTCCAATCCGTAACCGGACAGGAAGCTGCCGGATGTCTCGCCTGA
- a CDS encoding SAM-dependent chlorinase/fluorinase, whose protein sequence is MSRLITLTTDFGLSDPFVGIMKGVIFGIAPKATLIDLTHDIEPQNIQQGALVLSSAAPYFPRKTIHLAVVDPGVGTSRHPIVVETPEAIFVGPDNGLLSPAFSNNATTYQLTQSEYFLESFSNTFHGRDIFAPVAAHIATGVWPSRMGKKLDEPIVLDLPRPEQNKTCLRGQVIYADHFGNLTTNISEDDLKQCLPSKPLVLKVGRRTLKQISRSYADCSKGKAGFLLNSWNAIEIFVRDGNAQQQLKIKPGTQVTLQSS, encoded by the coding sequence ATGTCTCGCCTGATCACACTCACCACCGACTTTGGACTATCCGACCCCTTTGTGGGTATCATGAAAGGCGTGATCTTCGGCATTGCTCCAAAAGCAACATTGATAGACTTGACCCATGATATTGAGCCACAGAATATTCAACAAGGAGCATTGGTGCTTTCGTCCGCAGCCCCTTACTTTCCCAGAAAAACCATCCATCTTGCGGTAGTCGATCCGGGTGTGGGAACTTCGCGTCATCCCATCGTAGTGGAAACGCCTGAAGCAATTTTTGTTGGACCCGATAACGGTCTTCTTTCTCCAGCATTTTCTAACAATGCGACCACATACCAGCTGACACAATCCGAATATTTCCTGGAATCATTTTCCAATACATTTCACGGACGCGATATCTTCGCACCAGTAGCCGCCCATATAGCAACTGGAGTATGGCCATCGAGAATGGGCAAAAAACTGGACGAACCCATCGTACTTGACCTTCCACGCCCGGAGCAAAACAAAACTTGTCTACGTGGTCAGGTCATTTATGCCGATCATTTTGGCAACCTCACTACAAATATTTCAGAAGATGACTTGAAACAGTGTCTCCCTAGCAAACCTCTCGTGTTGAAAGTCGGGAGAAGAACTTTGAAACAGATTTCTCGCTCTTACGCGGATTGCTCTAAAGGCAAAGCCGGTTTTCTTCTCAATAGCTGGAACGCTATTGAAATTTTTGTTCGCGACGGCAATGCACAACAACAGCTCAAAATAAAACCGGGGACCCAGGTCACACTGCAGTCTTCCTGA
- a CDS encoding cytochrome ubiquinol oxidase subunit I has product MIDLLAARSQMAISLGFHIIFACIGMAMPFFMSMAHWRWLKTRDKLYLNLTKVWMRGVAIFFAMGAVSGTVLAFELGLLFPGFMEKAGPVIGLPFAWEGTAFFLEAIALGFYLYGWNKINQWVHWAAGLAMGVFGIASAFFVICANGWMNSPTGFDIVGDKWTNIDPIAAMFNPAALQQGIHMSIAAFAATGFGVAGIHAFLLFRERQDRLHAAAIRIALIFGTTAALLQPISGDLSAKMVADTQPEKFAAMESHFKTEKGAGLLIGGIPLEDERRVILGLRIPGMLSFLAHGDFDSEVTGLDAFPEEDWPPVIVVHVAFQVMVGIGFLLAGLSLLYLFIRWKKQQLLDHPWFLLLLIVCTPIGFIAVEAGWVVTEVGRQPWVVYKILRVADTVTPMPGLWIPLLLFTGMYVALTAVGAWLMARQIKSVRGLAPESEKDGL; this is encoded by the coding sequence ATGATAGATCTTCTTGCCGCCCGATCACAGATGGCCATCTCACTTGGCTTTCATATCATCTTTGCCTGCATCGGAATGGCCATGCCATTCTTCATGTCGATGGCCCATTGGCGCTGGCTCAAAACCCGCGACAAGCTTTATTTGAACCTCACCAAGGTCTGGATGCGCGGGGTCGCTATATTCTTCGCCATGGGTGCAGTTTCCGGAACAGTTCTCGCTTTCGAACTCGGCTTGCTATTTCCAGGCTTCATGGAAAAAGCTGGACCCGTCATCGGTCTTCCTTTTGCCTGGGAAGGCACCGCCTTTTTCCTTGAGGCCATTGCACTTGGGTTTTACCTCTATGGCTGGAACAAAATCAATCAATGGGTTCACTGGGCAGCAGGACTCGCTATGGGAGTTTTTGGAATCGCCTCAGCTTTTTTTGTTATCTGTGCAAATGGATGGATGAACAGCCCCACCGGGTTCGATATCGTCGGCGACAAATGGACCAACATTGACCCCATCGCCGCCATGTTTAACCCGGCGGCTTTACAACAGGGCATCCATATGTCCATCGCAGCTTTTGCTGCCACAGGTTTCGGAGTCGCAGGCATTCATGCTTTCCTCCTGTTTCGCGAAAGGCAGGACAGGCTTCACGCAGCAGCCATTAGAATCGCTCTGATTTTTGGAACAACGGCTGCTCTATTACAACCCATCAGTGGAGATCTCAGCGCGAAGATGGTCGCTGACACGCAACCGGAAAAATTCGCCGCGATGGAATCTCATTTTAAAACTGAAAAAGGCGCAGGATTACTAATTGGCGGCATACCCCTTGAAGATGAACGGCGTGTCATTTTGGGCCTTCGCATTCCCGGCATGTTGAGCTTTCTTGCCCATGGCGATTTTGATTCCGAGGTGACAGGGTTGGACGCTTTTCCTGAAGAAGATTGGCCCCCGGTAATTGTCGTCCACGTTGCATTTCAGGTCATGGTAGGAATCGGCTTCCTTCTAGCAGGTCTTTCGCTGCTCTATTTATTCATTCGCTGGAAAAAACAACAACTGCTAGACCACCCCTGGTTTCTTTTGCTTTTGATTGTCTGCACCCCAATAGGGTTTATTGCAGTCGAGGCAGGGTGGGTCGTCACAGAAGTCGGGCGACAACCCTGGGTGGTGTATAAAATATTGCGAGTCGCGGATACGGTAACGCCAATGCCAGGGCTTTGGATTCCCCTGCTATTATTCACGGGAATGTATGTTGCTCTCACGGCTGTTGGGGCCTGGCTAATGGCACGACAGATCAAATCCGTTCGTGGTCTTGCTCCAGAAAGTGAAAAGGACGGTTTATGA